From the genome of Metarhizium brunneum chromosome 4, complete sequence, one region includes:
- the orsC_0 gene encoding Tyrosinase-like protein orsC has translation MLIPSLLRTACAILGLHCRLLGDKGGSGVANDAAGVMVKLKVDYVQNVLSGLRRTGCTSKNIAVRQEWDSLSEAQRLDYVRAVQCLHAKEPKQPGGLAHNRLEEFIIPHVNQTLEIHASGLLLPWHRYFLHLYETALREECGYKGYLPYWDWPKYIENPQKSTIFDGSAASLSGNGAPIPHGEYRMPVPGGPPPVQYFTRAAGEGGGCVSGPFENLTLYLDASNEGATTPAKLTQNPRCLKRDFYMPILAQQNSYENVTNLILNSPNMETFNRVVESDDGVHVGGHFYYGPEQLNLFTSPGDPAFFLHHAMLDRVWAIWQSRDPRNRRDALSGTVTFENYPPSENVTLDHTLRIDVSGDFVKIKQVMSTTENILCYIYG, from the exons ATGCTCATCCCTTCACTTCTTCGGACCGCTTGTGCCATCCTCGGCCTTCATTGCCGATTGCTTGGCGACAAGGGAGGATCAGGTGTCGCcaatgatgccgccggcgtcatgGTCAAACTCAAGGTCGACTATGTGCAGAATGTATTGTCAGGTCTGCGAAGAACCGGCTGCACAAGCAAAAACATTGCAGTCCGACAGGAATG GGATTCGCTCTCGGAAGCCCAACGCCTGGATTACGTACGAGCAGTGCAGTGTCTGCATGCAAAGGAACCGAAGCAGCCCGGCGGCCTGGCACACAACAGGCTCGAAGAGTTTATTATCCCGCACGTGAACCAAACTCTTGAGATTCATGCTTCT GGTCTACTCCTCCCGTGGCACCGTTACTTCCTTCATCTTTATGAGACGGCTCTACGAGAAGAATGTGGTTATAAAGGCTACCTGCCCTATTGGGACTGGCCCAAGTACATCGAGAATCCGCAAAAGTCGACAATATTTGACGGATCAGCCGCCTCACTTTCAGGAAATGGCGCGCCCATTCCCCACGGAGAATACCGCATGCCTGTTCCCGGCGGCCCGCCTCCTGTGCAATACTTCACGCGAGCTGCCGGTGAAGGCGGCGGTTGCGTCTCAGGGCCATTTGAGAACCTCACCCTGTACCTTGATGCTAGCAACGAGGGCGCAACTACGCCTGCCAAGCTTACACAGAACCCGCGTTGCCTGAAGCGCGACTTTTACATGCCTATACTAGCCCAGCAGAACTCGTACGAGAATGTGACGAATCTCATCTTGAATAGTCCCAACATGGAAACTTTCAACCGTGTTGTTGAGAGTGACGAcggcgtccatgtcggcggccATTTCTACTATGGTCCAGAGCAGCTCAACCTTTTTACATCTCCAGGAGATCCTGCCTTCTTTCTTCACCACGCCATGTTGGACCGGGTCTGGGCGATCTGGCAGAGCAGGGATCCACGAAATCGCCGAGATGCACTGAGTGGAACGGTCACCTTTGAGAATT ATCCGCCTAGTGAGAATGTGACGCTCGATCACACCCTACGCATAGATGTCTCGGGTGACTTTGTAAAAATTAAGCAAGTCATGTCCACTACTGAGAATATTTTGTGCTACATCTACGGCTGA
- the CEABS gene encoding (+)-corvol ether B synthase/(+)-corvol ether A synthase (2E,6E)-farnesyl diphosphate cyclizing, which translates to MMKWADEHNLLVTDEYRNRVIRTRYGLLAARCYPNAGEELLQAIADCLVWFFLADDLFVDRVEVATDETIRNLTAMVDVLDLNVAGSPPVFGELAWLDVCQRLRRLLQAEAFERFAQGMRLWATTAALQILNHLRPTSVGMREYQTIRRHTSGMNPCTSLADAANKGSVQACEFYDADVQTLVRQTNNIVCWANDIQSLRIEIHQPGQFRNMVTIYAQQGQSLQDAVETTATRVNKEIASFCELADAVTARPISDELHGLIDGLKYWIRGYLDWVVHDTLRYADQFIESDADDRRF; encoded by the coding sequence atgatgaagtgGGCTGATGAGCATAATCTGCTGGTGACTGACGAATATCGCAATCGTGTGATACGCACGCGTTACGGCCTGCTCGCGGCGCGATGCTACCCAAATGCTGGCGAGGAATTACTCCAAGCCATTGCGGATTGCTTGGTGTGGTTTTTTCTCGCCGACGACTTGTTTGTTGATCGTGTGGAGGTAGCTACGGACGAAACCATACGCAATTtgacggccatggtggatGTTCTTGATCTCAACGTTGCTGGGTCACCGCCAGTATTCGGCGAACTTGCGTGGCTCGATGTCTGTCAGAGGCTGCGACGTCTACTGCAGGCCGAAGCCTTTGAGCGATTCGCCCAAGGAATGCGGCTGTGGGCAACGACTGCGGCCCTTCAGATCCTCAACCACCTGCGACCGACATCTGTCGGCATGCGAGAGTATCAAACTATCCGTCGTCATACAAGTGGAATGAACCCCTGCACTTCTCTGGCAGATGCCGCCAACAAGGGCTCGGTTCAAGCTTGCGAGTTCTATGATGCAGATGTGCAGACGCTTGTCCGTCAAACCAACAATATTGTCTGCTGGGCAAATGACATTCAGAGCCTGCGTATAGAAATTCACCAGCCTGGTCAATTTAGAAACATGGTCACAATATACGCTCAGCAGGGTCAGTCTTTACAGGATGCTGTGGAAACCACAGCTACTCGTGTGAATAAAGAAATTGCCAGCTTTTGCGAGTTGGCGGATGCTGTTACTGCCCGACCTATTAGCGATGAGCTACACGGTTTGATCGACGGACTCAAGTACTGGATACGAGGTTACTTGGATTGGGTCGTGCATGACACGCTGCGATATGCGGACCAATTTATCGAGAGTGATGCCGATGATCGTCGCTTTTGA
- the ADM-B_1 gene encoding Disintegrin and metalloproteinase domain-containing protein B — MSFFIGDAQPNKVILDLQRNDDLFLHPVIVRHLDSDGTVQSVDTVPAGSHLAFRGTTLLQQGGRQSETLSPSGWARMSFIVRDGEQLGQGAFSIDGVEYHVVTDSTYRRTRSDGEPDMSMEDGGPYLVAWRESAQSPHDGHELRKRQQGNSTCSVSELDFNQVHLDLATGDKDLVGRQSGGLNGLDLGGLLRSPPNCPTSRQIALLGIATDCSYTGQFNSSDELREHVLSVVNTASGVYERSFNIALRVQNLTISDRNCPSSSGSSSTPWNLGCSSQVDISGRLQRLTDWRRGVGVDGNAVWSLFSACQSGQTVGIAWIGTVCNGASGRSGGTPGANVVVRTRSEWQVLAHELGHNFGAVHDCTADCNSGSSERCCPLSESSCNANGRFIMNPAATTSMTDFSPCTIAAICTAMERNLVRTSCLSGNENVTTISSGVCGNGIVEPGEECDCGGEEGCGANSQCCNPTTCRLVDGAVCDPSNDGCCTSQCQVSSSGNVCRASIGPCDPEEVCNGSSASCPTDTRLPDGQSCGDGNNGTACASGQCTSRGMQCSLVLFNSTSRWGSVSACDGNGCQMNCALADSGSCQVTGADFLDGTPCSGSGGGSLCYSGECRAARGSGGGTGGSVSSWIARNRALFIVIVVIGSLLVVLAAWCCFACVRRRVSRSRKAETSQARMAALRQAPGAAAGPVLAPGPGPLSGAPQMQSVHAVPPVAVYPTPPSRLSRTRTFTHRYA; from the coding sequence ATGTCCTTCTTTATCGGCGACGCTCAGCCCAACAAGGTCATCTTGGATCTACAGCGCAACGACGATCTTTTCCTACACCCAGTGATTGTACGCCATCTTGACTCGGACGGAACCGTACAGTCGGTTGATACTGTACCGGCAGGCAGCCACCTGGCGTTTCGCGGGACAACGCTCCTGCAACAAGGAGGTAGACAGTCGGAGACACTGTCGCCTTCGGGATGGGCAAGGATGTCGTTCATCGTCAGGGACGGGGAGCAATTAGGCCAAGGCGCATTCAGcattgacggcgtcgaaTATCATGTCGTGACAGACTCGACCTACCGGAGAACACGATCCGACGGGGAGCCGGACATGTCGATGGAAGACGGAGGCCCGTACTTGGTGGCATGGAGAGAATCCGCACAGAGTCCACACGACGGCCATGAACTCAGGAAGCGGCAGCAAGGGAACTCGACATGCTCCGTTTCCGAACTCGACTTTAATCAGGTTCACCTGGATCTGGCCACGGGCGACAAGGACTTGGTGGGACGCCAAAGCGGCGGCTTGAATGGTCTGGATCTCGGAGGACTGCTTCGATCGCCGCCCAATTGCCCGACCTCGCGGCAGATTGCACTCCTCGGAATTGCCACGGACTGCTCCTACACGGGCCAGTTCAACTCTTCGGACGAGCTTCGCGAACACGTGCTCTCAGTTGTGAATACCGCGTCTGGGGTGTACGAACGGAGTTTCAACATTGCGCTGAGGGTGCAAAACCTGACGATAAGCGACCGAAACTGCCCGAGCAGCAGCGGTTCAAGCTCGACACCGTGGAACCTGGGCTGCAGCAGCCAAGTCGACATCTCGGGTCGACTCCAGCGCCTCACCGACTGGAGACGCGGCGTCGGGGTGGACGGCAACGCCGTCTGGTCGCTGTTTAGCGCATGCCAGTCGGGCCAAACCGTCGGCATCGCGTGGATCGGAACGGTATGCAACGGAGCGAGTGGCCGCTCGGGGGGAACACCAGGAGCCAATGTGGTGGTGAGGACGCGGTCCGAATGGCAAGTCCTGGCACACGAACTCGGTCACAACTTTGGGGCCGTGCACGACTGCACGGCAGACTGCAACTCTGGTTCCTCGGAGCGGTGCTGCCCGCTCAGCGAGAGCAGCTGCAACGCCAATGGGCGGTTCATCATGAacccggcggcgacgaccaGCATGACGGACTTCTCGCCGTGCACCATCGCGGCCATCTGCACGGCCATGGAGCGCAACCTCGTCCGCACGTCGTGCCTGTCGGGCAACGAGAACGTGACGACGATTTCGAGCGGCGTGTGTGGCAACGGCATCGTCGAGCCCGGCGAGGAGTGCGACTGcggaggcgaggagggctGCGGTGCCAACAGTCAGTGTTGCAATCCAACAACGTGCCggctcgtcgacggcgccgtgTGCGATCCCTCCAACGACGGGTGTTGCACGTCGCAGTGCCAGGTATCGAGCAGCGGCAACGTCTGCAGAGCGAGCATCGGCCCCTGCGACCCGGAGGAGGTGTGCAACGGGTCATCGGCCTCGTGCCCGACGGATACGCGCCTCCCGGATGGACAGTCGTGCGGCGATGGCAACAACGGCACCGCGTGCGCCTCGGGACAATGCACGTCGCGCGGCATGCAGTGCAGCCTGGTCTTGTTCAACTCGACGAGCCGGTGGGGGAGCGTGTCGGCATGCGATGGCAACGGCTGCCAGATGAACTGCGCGCTCGCAGATTCGGGTTCGTGCCAGGTCACGGGCGCCGACTTCTTGGACGGGACGCCGTGCAGCGGCTCTGGCGGAGGCTCTCTGTGCTACAGCGGCGAGTGTCGCGCGGCGAGGGgtagcggcggcggcactgGCGGCAGCGTGTCGTCGTGGATCGCCCGCAACAGGGCCCTTTTCATCGTGATCGTGGTCATCGGGTCTCTTCTcgtggtgctggcggcgtgGTGTTGTTTTGCGTGTGTGCGGCGGAGAGTGTCTAGAAGTCGCAAGGCGGAAACCAGCCAGGCGAGGATGGCAGCTCTGCGCCAGGCGCCAGGTGCCGCGGCAGGCCCAGTGCTCGCTCCAGGCCCAGGTCCCCTGTCTGGGGCTCCGCAGATGCAGTCGGTCCATGCAGTCCCGCCTGTCGCCGTCTATCCCACGCCTCCGTCACGCCTCTCCCGCACCCGGACCTTTACGCACCGATATGCTTAG